The following is a genomic window from Thermostichus vulcanus str. 'Rupite'.
GGGATGCCCCACCGCCAAATACTTGATATTGATTGCCGCATTGTGGTCACGGTCTAGTTCCAGTCCACAATGAGGGCAGGAATGCCACCTATCACGGATTTCTTTTGCAACCTTCTGACCACAACCAGAGCAATTCTGAGTTGTACCGTTGGGATTCACAGCCATCGTCATCAACCCAGCATTTGCAGCTTTGACTGAGAGAATTCGCAGGAATTGACCCCA
Proteins encoded in this region:
- a CDS encoding transposase: WGQFLRILSVKAANAGLMTMAVNPNGTTQNCSGCGQKVAKEIRDRWHSCPHCGLELDRDHNAAINIKYLAVGHPVNQAQETPVRRASPKEIALAGVTEKPALYP